One Ammospiza caudacuta isolate bAmmCau1 chromosome 11, bAmmCau1.pri, whole genome shotgun sequence genomic window carries:
- the GPR149 gene encoding probable G-protein coupled receptor 149 produces the protein MSVTPGNLSLNGTSFLTEHHSILDKPSEQRTWNVFLFCLTLAIALPALLGSIYSLVSLLKLQTKSTVSWIVTSVAADDLISMVPVIIFMLMQWSSEVLPQPLCTTSAFLYLFQGISSNLKGSLIVSYNFYTLSTPGTLSCSASRRRVSVAWAILAIWTVSLLLCTLPLCGWGGYIPTSWGCFGDCGSSHTVLVLAVYSLCLSLLAGLAVPLSLQLLCSGEPQVLHTGHPQGSAGCSCPGTPWGCGAPRLPLLDPGDRAPEPSQASEVVFGKGLAESGTQSRSSTVGLAQKRFSLILALTKVLLWLPMMIHMAVQYITGLQSLSFEALSFLLTVLAAAVTPVFVLSQHWLHLPCGCIINCRSSSHAVPSPGAKSKHGGFEFNLSFQQGCGIYRISLESPPHASRNGKPSSYPSLVGSACGEPGRGRDSLGHTGTGALGHGPRGTRAGTEPCQGTRAGTGPCQDQDQQDTSPGPFPEGPEWRLCHQESPTPELSDWEWCRSRSERNPRQRTGGALAVPLCAFQGTVSLQAPGGKTLSLSTYEVSSEGQKIAPAAKRIEVYRSKSVGHEPSPGEPGFADTSVKIHLEVLEICDAPEALDTVSIVSSISQSSAHARSPSLRYSRKENRFVSCELGESASYSLLVPSNSDFSISIPDTVEAHRRSSQQQGSARAGYQEEIQLLNRAYREREGSS, from the exons ATGTCGGTGACTCCTGGTAATTTGTCACTCAATGGGACGAGCTTCTTGACGGAGCATCACAGCATTCTGGACAAGCCCAGTGAGCAGAGAACTTGGAATGTCTTTCTGTTCTGCTTGACTCTTGCCATTGCACTCCCAGCCCTTCTGGGCAGCATTTATTCACTGGTTTCCCTGCTGAAGCTGCAGACCAAAAGCACGGTTTCGTGGATTGTGACCTCTGTGGCAGCAGATGATCTGATCAGCATGGTGCCAGTGATTATTTTCATGCTCATGCAGTGGTCAAGTGAAGTCCTCCCCCAGCCTCTGTGCACCACCTCCGCGTTTTTGTATTTATTCCAGGGCATTTCTAGCAACCTGAAAGGGTCTCTTATAGTTTCCTACAACTTCTACACCCTCAGCACGCCGGGGACACTGAGCTGCAGCGCCTCCAGGCGCCGTGTGAGTGTGGCGTGGGCCATCCTCGCCATCTGGACCGTCAGCCTGCTGCTGTGCACTTTGCCTCTCTGCGGCTGGGGCGGGTACATCCCCACGTCCTGGGGCTGCTTCGGGGACTGCGGCAGCTCCCACACCGTGCTGGTGTTGGCTGTGTACTCGCtgtgcctctccctgctggcagggctggccgTTCCCCTCtcgctgcagctgctgtgctcaggtgagCCCCAGGTGCTGCACACGGGGCACCcgcagggctctgcaggctgcagctgccccggGACTCCCTGGGGCTGCGGGGCCCCGCGGCTGCCGCTGCTggaccctggggacagagccccggAGCCCTCCCAAGCCTCGGAGGTGGTGTTTGGGAAGGGTCTGGCTGAGAGCggcacccagagcaggagctccaCCGTGGGCTTGGCCCAGAAACGATTCTCGCTGATCCTGGCGCTGACCAAAGTCCTTCTCTGGCTGCCAATGATG ATACACATGGCTGTCCAGTACATCACTGGGCTGCAGAGCCTCTCTTTTGAGGCCCTGAGCTTCCTGCTGAcggtgctggctgctgcagtcaCCCCGGTGTTTGTGCTGTCCCAGCACTGGCTCCACCTGCCCTGCGGCTGCATCATcaactgcaggagcagctcccatgCAGTGCCCTCACCAGGGGCCAAAA GCAAGCACGGCGGTTTTGAGTTCAACCTGTCgttccagcagggctgtggcatcTACAGGATATCCCTGGAGAGCCCTCCCCATGCCAGCAGGAATGGCAAACCCTCGTCCTACCCCAGCCTGGTGGGCTCTGCCTGCGGGGAGCCgggcagaggcagggacagcctgggacacacagggacaggggcgCTGGGACACGGCCCCCggggcaccagggctggcacagagccctgccagggcaccagggctggcacagggccctgccaggACCAGGACCAGCAGGACACCAGCCCTGGCCCGTTCCCTGAAGGACCAGAGTGGAGGCTGTGCCACCAGGAGAGCCCCACGCCCGAGCTCTCGGACTGGGAGTGGTGCCGGAGCAGATCCGAGAGGAACCCTCGGCAG CGCACGGGCGGAGCCCTGGCCGTGCCCCTCTGTGCCTTCCAGGGCACCgtgtccctgcaggctcccGGCGGCAAAACGCTCTCGCTGTCCACGTACGAGGTGAGCTCGGAGGGGCAGAAGATCGCGCCCGCGGCCAAGAGGATCGAGGTGTACCGCTCCAAGAGCGTCGGGCACGAGCCCAGCCCGGGCGAGCCCGGCTTCGCGGACACGAGCGTGAAGATTcacctggaggtgctggagatCTGCGACGCCCCCGAGGCGCTGGACACCGTGTCCATCGTCAGCAGCATCAGCCAGTCCTCGGCGCACGCCCGCTCGCCCTCGCTGCGCTACTCCCGCAAGGAGAACCGGTTCGTGAGCTGCGAGCTGGGCGAAAGCGCCTCCTACTCGCTGCTGGTGCCGTCCAACAGCGACTTCAGCATCTCCATCCCCGACACCGTGGAGGCGCACCGccgcagcagccagcagcagggctcgGCCCGGGCGGGGTACCAGGAGGAGATACAGCTGCTGAACAGAGCCTACCGAGAGCGGGAGGGCAGCAGCTAA
- the DHX36 gene encoding ATP-dependent DNA/RNA helicase DHX36: MSYEQRRDWGRGRGRGRGHGSDGGAAAASSAAGGGGGRGRHPSHLKGREIGLWYARRQGQKNRDADRQQRAVVRMDERREEQIVQLLNSVQTKNDKEQEGMSWWSGDEEGPAPEQPAKVKPDAEKAPVRQIPTWEKTSLDLDVEFLCEKTEQDADLDEQLKEDLMKKRSDPRYIEMQRFREKLPSYGMREELVKLINSNRVTVISGETGCGKTTQVTQFILDDHIERGLGSTCRIVCTQPRRISAISVAERVAAERAESCGNGRSTGYQIRLQSRLPRKQGSILYCTTGIVLQWLQSDKHLSSISHVVLDEIHERNLQSDVLMSIIKDLLNVRQDLKVILMSATLNAEKFSEYFDHCPMIHIPGFTFPVVEYLLEDVIEKLRYTPEKTDRRLHWRKGFMQGHMSRPEKEEKEEIYRQQWPGYLRQLQGRYSASTISALEMMDDDKVDLDLIAALIRHIVLEEEDGAILVFLPGWDNISTLHELLMSQVMFKSDRFIIIPLHSLMPTVNQTQVFKKTPPGVRKIVIATNIAETSITIDDVVFVIDGGKIKETHFDTQNNISTMAAEWVSKANAKQRKGRAGRVQPGHCYHLYNGLRASLLDDYQLPEILRTPLEELCLQIKILRLGGIAYFLSKLMDPPSRDAVMLAINHLMELNALDRQEELTPLGVHLARLPVEPHIGKMILFGALFCCLDPVLTIAASLSFKDPFVIPLGKEKIADARRKELSKNSKSDHLTVVNAFTGWEEARSCGFRNEKDYCWEYFLSSNTMQMLHNMKGQFAEHLLAAGFVNSRNPKDPKSNTNSGNEKLLKAVICAGLYPKVAKIRPSFSKKRKMVKVCTKTDGSVNIHPKSVNVEETEFHYNWLVYHLKMRTSSIYLYDCTEVSPYCLLFFGGDISIQKDKDQDTIAVDEWIVFQSPEKIANLVKKLRKELDDLLQEKIESPHPVDWDDIKSRDTAVLTAIIDLITTQENEGVRNFAPRFQGERYS; the protein is encoded by the exons ATGAGCTACGAGCAGCGCCGTGACTGGGGCCGCGGtcgcggccggggccggggccacGGCAGCGatggcggcgccgccgccgcctcctccgcggcgggcggcggaggCGGGCGGGGACGGCACCCCAGCCACCTGAAGGGCCGCGAGATCGGGCTGTGGTACGCCCGCAGGCAGGGCCAGAAGAACCGGGACGCCGACCGGCAGCAG AGAGCTGTGGTGCGCATGGACGAGCGCCGGGAAGAGCAAATCGTGCAGCTGCTGAATTCTGTCCAGACTAAAAACGACAAAGAGCAAGAAGGCATGTCCTGGTGGTCTGGGGATGAAGAAGG ccctgctccagagcagcctgccAAAGTGAAACCAGATGCTGAGAAAGCTCCTGTAAGACAGATACCAACCTGGGAGAAAACATCCCTGGATTTGGATGTGGAATTCCTCTGTGAAAAAACCGAGCAGGATGCTGATTTAGATGAACAACTTAAAGAAGACTTAATGAAGAAGAGATCTGATCCCAGATATATTGAAATGCAG agaTTCCGAGAGAAGCTGCCCTCATACGGGATGAGAGAG GAGCTGGTGAAGCTGATCAACAGCAACCGCGTGACGGTGATCAGCGGCGAGACGGGCTGCGGCAAGACCACGCAGGTGACACAGTTCATCCTGGACGACCACATCGAGCGTGGCCTGGGCTCCACCTGCAGGATCGTGTGCACACAGCCCCGCAGGATCAGCGCCATCTCT GTGGCCGAGAGAGTGGCTGctgagagggcagagagctgtgGCAATGGCAGGAGCACGGGGTACCAGATCCGCCTGCAGAG CCGCTTGCCAAGGAAACAAGGTTCCATTTTGTACTGTACCACGGGAATTGTCCTGCAGTGGCTCCAGTCAGATAA GCACTTGTCCAGCATCAGTCATGTAGTTCTTGATGAAATCCATGAAAGAAATCTTCAATCAGATGTTTTAATGAGCATTATTAAAGATCTTCTGAATGTTCGGCAGGATCTGAAAGTCATACTGATGAGTGCTACTTTAAATGCAGAGAAGTTTTCCGAGTACTTTG ACCATTGCCCGATGATTCACATCCCTGGGTTCACTTTCCCAGTGGTGGAATATCTGCTTGAAGATGTCATTGAGAAGTTGAG GTACACCCCGGAGAAGACGGACCGCCGGCTGCACTGGAGGAAGGGCTTCATGCAGGGCCACATGAGCAGgccagagaaggaagagaaggaggagatCTACAGGCAGCAGTGGCCAGGCTACCtaaggcagctgcagggcag gtATTCAGCAAGCACAATCAGTGCCTTGGAAATGATGGATGATGACAAGGTGGACCTGGACCTTATAGCAGCACTGATCAGACACATTGTGCTGGAAGAGGAG GATGGTGCAATTCTGGTGtttctgccaggctgggataaCATCAGCACTTTGCATGAGCTCTTGATGTCTCAAGTCATGTTTAAGTCAG ATAGGTTTATTATCATCCCTTTGCATTCACTGATGCCTACTGTTAACCAGACTCAG GTGTTCAAGAAGACCCCGCCAGGAGTCAGGAAAATTGTGATTGCAACCAACATTGCAGAAACCAG CATCACGATTGATGACGTGGTGTTCGTTATAGatggggggaaaataaaggagACTCACTTTGACACCCAGAACAACATCAGCACCATGGCTGCAGAGTGGGTCAGCAAAGCCAATGCCAAGCAGAGGAAGGGTCGAGCAGGAAG GGTTCAGCCAGGCCACTGTTACCATCTGTACAACGGGCTGCGTGCCAGCCTGCTGGATGATTATCAGTTACCAGAGATCCTGAGGACACCCTTGGAAGAACTTTGCTTACAAATCAAG atccTGAGGCTTGGTGGAATTGCCTATTTTCTGAGCAAACTGATGGACCCCCCCTCTCGTGATGCTGTGATGTTGGCCATAAATCACCTCATGGAGCTG AATGCTCTggacaggcaggaggagctgacTCCCCTGGGTGTGCACCTGGCACGGCTGCCCGTGGAGCCACACATTGGGAAGATGATCCTGTTTGGAGCCTTGTTCTGCTGCCTGGACCCCGTGCTGACCATTGCAGCCAGCCTCAGCTTCAAGGACCCTTTTGTCATCCCTCTG GGCAAAGAGAAAATCGCAGATGCAAGAAGAAAGGAGCTGTCAAAGAACTCGAAAAGCGACCATCTGACTGTGGTGAATGCCTTCACT ggctgggaagagGCTCGGAGTTGTGGTTTCAGGAATGAGAAGGACTATTGCTGGGAATATTTCCTGTCCTCAAATACCATGCAG ATGCTGCATAACATGAAAGGGCAGTTTGCTGAGCATCTCCTTGCAGCTGGGTTTGTGAATAGTAGAAACCCCAAGGATCCCAAATCTAACACCAACTCAG GTAATGAGAAGCTGCTCAAAGCAGTCATCTGTGCTGGCCTGTATCCCAAGGTGGCAAAGATCCGGCCCAGCTtcagcaaaaagagaaaaat gGTGAAAGTTTGCACCAAGACAGATGGATCAGTGAATATCCATCCCAAATCAGTGAATGTGGAGGAGACAGAGTTCCATTACAACTGGCTGGTGTACCATTTGAAGATGAGGACCAGCAGT ATTTACCTGTATGATTGTACAGAGGTGTCTCCATACTGCCTCTTGTTCTTTGGAGGGGATATATCCATTCAGAAGGATAAGGACCAGGACACCATCGCTGTGGATGAGTGGATTGTTTTCCAGTCTCCAGAAAAAATAGCAAACTTGGTCAAG AAACTGAGAAAAGAACTGGATGACCTTCTACAAGAGAAAATAGAGAGCCCCCATCCCGTGGACTGGGATGACATCAaaagcagggacacagcagtgctgacagCGATCATAGACCTGATCACCACGCAGGAGAACGAGGGCGTGCGGAACTTCGCGCCGCGCTTCCAGGGCGAGCGCTACAGCTGA